From Homo sapiens chromosome 10 genomic patch of type FIX, GRCh38.p14 PATCHES HG1277_PATCH, one genomic window encodes:
- the GPRIN2 gene encoding G protein-regulated inducer of neurite outgrowth 2 isoform 2 (isoform 2 is encoded by transcript variant 11; The RefSeq protein has 5 substitutions, 2 frameshifts compared to this genomic sequence), which yields MLNESLMEKADAWGLSLPLELEAAMSSSRPEPGPWAPLSPRLQPLSQSSSSLLGEGREQRPELRKTASSTVWQAQLGEASTRPQAPEEEGNPPESMKPARASGPKARPSAGGHWWSSTVGNVSTMGGSDLCRLRAPSAAAMQRSHSDLVRSTQMRGHSGARKASLSCSALGSSPVHRAQLQPGGTSGQGGQAPAGLERDLAPEDETSNSAWMLGASQLSVPPLDLGDTTAHSSSAQAEPKAAEQLATTTCHALPPAALLCGMREVRAGGCCHALPATGILAFPKLVASVSESGLQAQHGVKIHCRLSGGLPGHSHCCAHLWGPAGLVPEPGSRTKDVWTMTSANDLAPAEASPLSAQDAGVQAAPVAACKAVATSPSLEAPAALHVFPEVTLGSSLEEVPSPVRDVRWDAEGMTWEVYGAAVDLEVLGVAIQKHLEMQFEQLQRAPASEDSLSVEGRRGPLRAVMQSLRRPSCCGCSGAAPE from the exons ATGCTGAATGAGTCCCTCATGGAAAAAGCTGATGCATGGGGCCTCTCCTTGCCCCTGGAGCTAGAG GCAGCCATGAGCTCCAGCCACCCCGAGCCGGGTCCCTGGGCACCCCTGAGCCCCCGCCTTCAGCCCCTGTCCCAGAGCTCTTCCAGCCTGCTGGGTGAAGGCCGGGAACAGAGGCCAGAGCTCCACAAGACTGCCAGCAGCACCATGTGGCAGGCCCAGCTGGGCGAGGCCAGCACCAGACCCCAGGCCCCGGAGGAAGAGGGGAACCCGCCTGAGAGCATGAAGCCAGCACGGGCCTCTGGCCCCAAGGCGCGACCCAGTGCTGGAGGCCACTGGTGGAGCAGCACTGTGGGCAATGTGTCCACCATGGGCG GTGACCTGTGTCGCCTGCGGGCCCCTAGTGCTGCTGCTATGCAGAGGAGCCATTCAGACCTGGTCCGTAGCACCCAGATGCGGGGACACAGTGGTGCTCGGAAGGCCAGTCTCAGCTGCTCAGCCCTTGGCAGCAGCCCTGTCCACAGGGCTCAGCTGCAGCCAGGTGGTACTTCTGGCCAGGGTGGCCAGGCCCCTGCAGGCCTGGAAAGGGACCTGGCTCCTGAGGATGAGACTTCTAACTCAGCCTGGATGCTGGGGGCGAGTCAGTTGTCAGTGCCACCACTAGACCTGGGGGACACAACTGCCCACAGCAGCAGTGCCCAGGCTGAGCCCAAAGCTGCTGAACAGCTGGCTACCACCACCTGCCATGCTCTGCCCCCAGCTGCTCTACTCTGTGGCatgagggaggtgaggg ctggTGGCTGCTGCCATGCCCTACCTGCCACAGGGATCCTGGCCTTTCCCAAACTAGTGGCGTCAGTGAGCGAGTCTGGGCTGCAGGCTCAGCATGGGGTGAAGATCCACTGTAGGTTGTCTGGGGGGCTCCCTGGGCATTCCCATTGCTGTGCCCACCTTTGGGGTCCCGCTGGGTTAGTCCCAGAGCCTGGCTCTAGGACCAAAGATGTGTGGACCATGACCTCAGCCAATGACTTGGCCCCTGCAGAGGCATCCCCGCTGTCAGCCCAGGATGCTGGTGTGCAGGCGGCCCCAGTGGCGGCCTGCAAGGCTGTGGCCACCAGTCCGTCCCTGGAAGCGCCTGCAGCCCTGCATGTGTTCCCAGAGGTAACTCTGGGGTCCAGCCTGGAGGAGGCGCCGTCCCCTGTGCGGGATGTGCGATGGGATGCTGAGGGCATGACATGGGAGGTGTACGGAGCTGCGGTGGACCTGGAGGTGCTCGGTGTGGCCATCCAGAAGCACCTGGAGATGCAGTTTGAGCAGCTGCAGCGGGCGCCCGCCAGCGAGGACAGCCTGTCTGTGGAGGGCCGGAGGGGGCCGCTGCGGGCTGTCATGCAGTCCCTGCGGCACCCCAGCTGCTGCGGCTGCTCCGGCGCGGCCCCCGAGTGA
- the GPRIN2 gene encoding G protein-regulated inducer of neurite outgrowth 2 isoform 1 (isoform 1 is encoded by transcript variant 7; The RefSeq protein has 5 substitutions, 2 frameshifts compared to this genomic sequence): protein MSSSRPEPGPWAPLSPRLQPLSQSSSSLLGEGREQRPELRKTASSTVWQAQLGEASTRPQAPEEEGNPPESMKPARASGPKARPSAGGHWWSSTVGNVSTMGGSDLCRLRAPSAAAMQRSHSDLVRSTQMRGHSGARKASLSCSALGSSPVHRAQLQPGGTSGQGGQAPAGLERDLAPEDETSNSAWMLGASQLSVPPLDLGDTTAHSSSAQAEPKAAEQLATTTCHALPPAALLCGMREVRAGGCCHALPATGILAFPKLVASVSESGLQAQHGVKIHCRLSGGLPGHSHCCAHLWGPAGLVPEPGSRTKDVWTMTSANDLAPAEASPLSAQDAGVQAAPVAACKAVATSPSLEAPAALHVFPEVTLGSSLEEVPSPVRDVRWDAEGMTWEVYGAAVDLEVLGVAIQKHLEMQFEQLQRAPASEDSLSVEGRRGPLRAVMQSLRRPSCCGCSGAAPE from the exons ATGAGCTCCAGCCACCCCGAGCCGGGTCCCTGGGCACCCCTGAGCCCCCGCCTTCAGCCCCTGTCCCAGAGCTCTTCCAGCCTGCTGGGTGAAGGCCGGGAACAGAGGCCAGAGCTCCACAAGACTGCCAGCAGCACCATGTGGCAGGCCCAGCTGGGCGAGGCCAGCACCAGACCCCAGGCCCCGGAGGAAGAGGGGAACCCGCCTGAGAGCATGAAGCCAGCACGGGCCTCTGGCCCCAAGGCGCGACCCAGTGCTGGAGGCCACTGGTGGAGCAGCACTGTGGGCAATGTGTCCACCATGGGCG GTGACCTGTGTCGCCTGCGGGCCCCTAGTGCTGCTGCTATGCAGAGGAGCCATTCAGACCTGGTCCGTAGCACCCAGATGCGGGGACACAGTGGTGCTCGGAAGGCCAGTCTCAGCTGCTCAGCCCTTGGCAGCAGCCCTGTCCACAGGGCTCAGCTGCAGCCAGGTGGTACTTCTGGCCAGGGTGGCCAGGCCCCTGCAGGCCTGGAAAGGGACCTGGCTCCTGAGGATGAGACTTCTAACTCAGCCTGGATGCTGGGGGCGAGTCAGTTGTCAGTGCCACCACTAGACCTGGGGGACACAACTGCCCACAGCAGCAGTGCCCAGGCTGAGCCCAAAGCTGCTGAACAGCTGGCTACCACCACCTGCCATGCTCTGCCCCCAGCTGCTCTACTCTGTGGCatgagggaggtga gggctggTGGCTGCTGCCATGCCCTACCTGCCACAGGGATCCTGGCCTTTCCCAAACTAGTGGCGTCAGTGAGCGAGTCTGGGCTGCAGGCTCAGCATGGGGTGAAGATCCACTGTAGGTTGTCTGGGGGGCTCCCTGGGCATTCCCATTGCTGTGCCCACCTTTGGGGTCCCGCTGGGTTAGTCCCAGAGCCTGGCTCTAGGACCAAAGATGTGTGGACCATGACCTCAGCCAATGACTTGGCCCCTGCAGAGGCATCCCCGCTGTCAGCCCAGGATGCTGGTGTGCAGGCGGCCCCAGTGGCGGCCTGCAAGGCTGTGGCCACCAGTCCGTCCCTGGAAGCGCCTGCAGCCCTGCATGTGTTCCCAGAGGTAACTCTGGGGTCCAGCCTGGAGGAGGCGCCGTCCCCTGTGCGGGATGTGCGATGGGATGCTGAGGGCATGACATGGGAGGTGTACGGAGCTGCGGTGGACCTGGAGGTGCTCGGTGTGGCCATCCAGAAGCACCTGGAGATGCAGTTTGAGCAGCTGCAGCGGGCGCCCGCCAGCGAGGACAGCCTGTCTGTGGAGGGCCGGAGGGGGCCGCTGCGGGCTGTCATGCAGTCCCTGCGGCACCCCAGCTGCTGCGGCTGCTCCGGCGCGGCCCCCGAGTGA